In a genomic window of Streptomyces sp. NBC_01231:
- a CDS encoding MSMEG_4193 family putative phosphomutase — MPTLILVRHGRSTANTEGLLAGWTPGVALDERGATQAAALPGRLAELPLSEVVASPLQRCQETIRPLLEARPGLTAHTDERIGECHYGDWSGRKLAELSGEPLMEVVQAHPSAAAFPGGESMRAMQTRAAEAVREWNARVERDHGAEAVYLMCSHGDVIKSLVADALGLHLDLFQRISVEPCSITAIRYTRLRPFLVRLGDTGDFASLAPHEEPPAGDAPVGGGAGAP, encoded by the coding sequence ATGCCCACGCTGATCCTTGTCCGTCACGGACGATCCACCGCCAACACCGAGGGCCTGCTCGCCGGCTGGACGCCCGGCGTCGCCCTGGACGAGCGCGGTGCCACGCAGGCCGCCGCGCTGCCCGGGAGGCTCGCCGAGCTGCCGCTCTCCGAGGTCGTCGCCAGCCCGTTGCAGCGCTGCCAGGAGACGATCCGGCCGCTGCTGGAGGCCAGGCCCGGTCTCACGGCCCACACCGACGAGCGGATCGGGGAGTGCCACTACGGCGACTGGTCCGGACGCAAGCTCGCCGAGCTCAGCGGGGAGCCGCTGATGGAGGTCGTGCAGGCGCACCCCTCGGCGGCCGCGTTCCCCGGCGGTGAGTCGATGCGGGCGATGCAGACCCGTGCCGCCGAGGCGGTGCGCGAGTGGAACGCGCGCGTGGAGCGCGATCACGGAGCCGAGGCCGTCTATCTGATGTGCTCTCACGGCGACGTCATCAAATCGCTCGTGGCGGACGCACTCGGACTTCATCTCGACCTCTTCCAGCGGATTTCTGTTGAACCGTGTTCCATCACCGCGATCCGTTACACACGTCTGAGGCCGTTTCTCGTCCGCCTCGGCGACACCGGTGACTTCGCGTCGCTGGCGCCGCACGAGGAACCTCCGGCCGGGGACGCCCCCGTGGGGGGTGGTGCGGGCGCACCGTGA
- a CDS encoding SCO1664 family protein has product MSAPERIPTRRVTAGAMSAELLAEGELTVRGRIREASNAALYCTVSHQGQEATCIYKPVAGERPLWDFPDGTLAQREVAAYAVSEATGWSLVPPTVLRDGPYGEGMCQLWIEVTPESELLALVDAEEPEPGWKAIGFAEVGEGRTALLVHADDERLRRLAVLDAVINNADRKGGHLLPTADGRLYGIDHGVTFNAENKLRTLLWGWAGEPLTGEAVDVLKGLKESLGESGALTARLTALITAAEIDAVRARVDALLASGKHPEPSGEWPAIPWPPV; this is encoded by the coding sequence ATGTCCGCGCCAGAACGGATACCGACGCGACGCGTGACCGCCGGGGCGATGTCGGCCGAGCTGCTCGCCGAGGGCGAGCTGACCGTGCGCGGCCGCATCCGGGAGGCGTCCAACGCGGCGCTGTACTGCACGGTCTCGCACCAGGGCCAGGAAGCCACCTGCATCTACAAGCCGGTGGCCGGGGAGCGGCCCCTGTGGGACTTCCCCGACGGGACCCTCGCCCAGCGCGAGGTCGCCGCGTACGCGGTCTCCGAGGCGACCGGCTGGAGCCTCGTACCGCCCACCGTGCTGCGCGACGGACCGTACGGCGAGGGCATGTGCCAGCTGTGGATCGAGGTGACGCCCGAGAGTGAACTGCTCGCGCTCGTCGACGCGGAGGAACCGGAGCCCGGCTGGAAGGCGATCGGGTTCGCCGAGGTCGGTGAGGGGCGGACCGCGCTGCTCGTGCACGCCGACGACGAGCGGCTGCGCCGGCTGGCCGTACTCGACGCCGTGATCAACAACGCCGACCGCAAGGGCGGGCATCTGCTGCCGACCGCCGACGGGCGTCTGTACGGCATCGACCACGGGGTGACCTTCAACGCCGAGAACAAACTGCGCACGCTGCTGTGGGGATGGGCCGGGGAGCCCCTGACGGGCGAGGCCGTCGACGTGCTCAAGGGGCTCAAGGAGTCGCTCGGGGAGTCGGGCGCGCTGACCGCGAGACTGACCGCGCTGATCACCGCCGCCGAGATCGACGCCGTACGCGCACGTGTCGACGCGCTGCTGGCCTCCGGGAAGCACCCGGAACCGAGCGGGGAGTGGCCGGCGATCCCCTGGCCGCCCGTCTAG
- a CDS encoding DUF3090 domain-containing protein, translated as MSRQVFLYDPPDRFVAGTVGLPGRRTFFLQATAGPRVTSVALEKTQVAALAERMDELLDEVVRRSGGSAAVPAVPPTEVADTGPLDAPVEEEFRVGTMALAWDGDEQRMIVEAQALVELDAASEEDLAEAEERLLQDEENGPPMLRVRLTGAQARAFAKRALDVVNAGRPPCPLCSLPLDPEGHVCPRQNGYRRDA; from the coding sequence GTGTCCCGTCAGGTGTTCCTCTACGACCCCCCGGACCGCTTCGTGGCCGGTACGGTCGGACTGCCCGGACGCCGTACGTTCTTCCTCCAGGCCACGGCCGGCCCCCGGGTGACCAGCGTGGCTCTGGAGAAGACCCAGGTCGCCGCGCTCGCCGAGCGGATGGACGAGCTGCTGGACGAGGTCGTACGCCGTAGTGGCGGCAGCGCCGCCGTCCCGGCCGTGCCGCCCACCGAAGTCGCCGACACCGGCCCTCTGGACGCCCCCGTCGAGGAGGAGTTCCGGGTCGGCACCATGGCCCTCGCCTGGGACGGCGACGAGCAGCGCATGATCGTCGAGGCGCAGGCTCTCGTCGAGCTCGACGCCGCCTCCGAGGAGGACCTCGCCGAGGCCGAGGAGCGATTGCTCCAGGACGAGGAGAACGGGCCCCCGATGCTGCGGGTCAGGCTCACCGGCGCGCAGGCGAGAGCCTTCGCCAAGCGTGCCCTGGACGTCGTCAACGCCGGGCGGCCGCCGTGTCCGCTGTGCAGCCTCCCGCTCGACCCGGAAGGACACGTATGTCCGCGCCAGAACGGATACCGACGCGACGCGTGA
- a CDS encoding PAC2 family protein codes for MIELEGVPELIDPVMVAAFEGWNDAGDAASTAVAHLDREWKGEVFAALDAEDYYDFQVNRPTVWLDGGVRKITWPTTRLSVVRVGGDKPRDLVLVRGIEPSMRWRSFCNELLGFAHELGVELVVVLGALLGDTPHTRPVPVSGVTSDPDLAQRMDLEETKYEGPTGIVGILQEACTHAGVPAVSLWAAVPHYVSQPPNPKATLALLNRLEDLIDVRIPLGELPEDARAWQVGVDQLAAEDSEVAEYVQSLEEARDTAELPEASGEAIAREFERYLRRRDGSGPGGSGGHATADGSDSTPYLRDNPSGRTKPPKPPKPPTTEADDDDSPSED; via the coding sequence GTGATCGAGCTCGAGGGGGTTCCCGAGCTGATCGACCCGGTCATGGTGGCCGCGTTCGAGGGCTGGAACGACGCCGGCGACGCCGCTTCCACCGCGGTCGCGCATCTGGACAGGGAGTGGAAGGGCGAGGTGTTCGCGGCGCTGGACGCCGAGGACTACTACGACTTCCAGGTGAACCGACCCACGGTGTGGCTGGACGGTGGCGTACGGAAGATCACCTGGCCGACGACCAGATTGTCGGTGGTCCGGGTCGGCGGTGACAAGCCCCGCGACCTGGTTCTCGTCCGAGGTATCGAACCGTCGATGCGGTGGCGCTCGTTCTGCAACGAGCTGCTGGGCTTCGCCCATGAGCTGGGCGTGGAGCTGGTGGTGGTCCTGGGCGCCCTGCTCGGCGACACCCCGCACACCCGTCCGGTCCCGGTCAGCGGGGTCACGTCCGACCCGGACCTGGCCCAGCGCATGGATCTGGAGGAGACCAAGTACGAGGGCCCCACGGGCATCGTCGGCATCCTCCAGGAGGCGTGCACGCACGCGGGCGTCCCGGCCGTGTCGTTGTGGGCGGCCGTACCGCACTACGTGTCGCAGCCACCGAACCCGAAGGCGACGCTGGCCCTCCTGAACCGTCTGGAGGACCTGATCGACGTGCGCATCCCGCTGGGCGAGCTGCCGGAGGACGCGCGCGCCTGGCAGGTGGGCGTGGACCAGCTGGCCGCCGAGGACAGCGAGGTCGCCGAGTACGTCCAGTCGCTGGAGGAGGCCCGGGACACCGCGGAGCTGCCGGAGGCGTCGGGCGAGGCGATCGCCCGCGAGTTCGAACGGTATCTGCGGCGCCGGGACGGGTCAGGACCGGGCGGCTCCGGCGGGCACGCCACGGCGGACGGCAGCGACAGCACGCCCTATCTGCGGGACAACCCCAGCGGTCGTACCAAGCCGCCGAAACCGCCGAAGCCGCCGACAACCGAGGCGGACGACGACGATTCGCCATCGGAGGACTGA
- a CDS encoding FadR family transcriptional regulator: MAVTDEAIEKIKGMIVSGALRPGDRLPKESELAAELGLSRNSLREAVRALSLIRILDVRQGDGTYVTSLDPQLLLEALSFVVDFHRDDTVLEFLAVRRILEPAATAMAALRISEQQLNALSAQMDKLGDSPSVEELVACDLDFHRGIVQSSGNSVLCSLLDGLSGPTTRARIWRGLTQEDAVVGTLREHRAILAALRDRDAEAARSWATVHIASVEQWLRSSL; this comes from the coding sequence ATGGCAGTCACCGATGAGGCGATCGAGAAGATCAAGGGCATGATCGTCTCCGGCGCGCTGCGCCCCGGCGACCGGCTCCCCAAGGAGAGCGAGCTCGCCGCCGAGCTGGGGCTGTCCCGCAATTCGCTGCGAGAGGCCGTGCGCGCCCTGTCCCTGATCCGGATCCTGGACGTACGCCAGGGCGACGGCACGTATGTCACCAGCCTGGACCCCCAGTTGCTGCTGGAGGCGCTCAGCTTCGTCGTGGACTTCCACCGCGACGACACGGTCCTGGAGTTCCTCGCGGTGCGTCGCATCCTGGAGCCGGCCGCGACCGCGATGGCGGCCCTGCGCATCAGCGAGCAACAGCTGAACGCGCTCTCCGCCCAGATGGACAAGCTCGGCGACAGCCCGTCCGTGGAGGAGCTCGTCGCCTGCGATCTGGACTTCCACCGCGGCATCGTGCAGAGCTCCGGGAACTCGGTGCTGTGTTCCCTCCTCGACGGCCTGTCCGGCCCCACCACCCGGGCCCGGATCTGGCGCGGACTGACCCAGGAGGACGCGGTCGTCGGCACCCTGCGCGAGCACAGGGCGATCCTGGCGGCGCTGCGCGACCGGGACGCGGAGGCGGCCCGGTCCTGGGCCACCGTGCACATCGCGAGCGTGGAGCAGTGGCTGCGGTCGAGCCTGTGA
- the mshC gene encoding cysteine--1-D-myo-inosityl 2-amino-2-deoxy-alpha-D-glucopyranoside ligase → MHAWPASEVPALSGQGRDLRIHDTATGGLVTTAPGPVARIYVCGITPYDATHIGHAATYNAFDLVQRVWLDTKRQVHYVQNVTDVDDPLLERAQRDGIDWAALAEKETTLFREDMTALRMLPPREFIGAVEAIPGIVPLVERLRDAGAAYELEGDVYFSVESDPNFGKVSNLDAGAMRLLSAERGGDPDRPGKKNPLDPMLWMAAREGEPSWDGASLGRGRPGWHIECVAIALDHLGMGFDVQGGGSDLAFPHHEMGASHAQALTGEFPMAKAYVHAGMVALDGEKMSKSKGNLVFVSKLRRDGVDPAAIRLALLAHHYRADWEWTDQVLQDAVDRLGRWRAAVSRPDGPPAEALVEEIREALASDLDAPAALAAVDRWAALQEERGGTDEGAPGVVSRAVDALLGVAL, encoded by the coding sequence ATGCATGCCTGGCCCGCTTCCGAGGTCCCCGCCCTGTCTGGTCAGGGCCGCGACCTGAGGATCCACGACACCGCGACCGGCGGCCTGGTCACCACCGCCCCCGGTCCCGTCGCCCGAATCTATGTCTGTGGCATTACGCCGTACGACGCCACCCACATCGGTCACGCGGCGACCTACAACGCGTTCGACCTCGTTCAGCGCGTGTGGCTCGACACCAAGCGGCAGGTCCACTACGTCCAGAACGTCACCGATGTCGACGACCCGCTGCTGGAGCGCGCACAGCGGGACGGCATCGACTGGGCCGCCCTGGCCGAGAAGGAGACGACCCTCTTCCGCGAGGACATGACCGCCCTGCGCATGCTGCCCCCGCGCGAATTCATCGGCGCGGTCGAGGCGATACCCGGCATCGTGCCGCTCGTCGAACGGCTGCGGGACGCGGGCGCCGCCTACGAACTCGAAGGCGACGTCTACTTCTCCGTCGAGTCCGACCCGAACTTCGGCAAGGTGTCCAACCTGGACGCCGGCGCCATGCGGCTGCTGTCCGCCGAGCGCGGCGGTGACCCGGACCGGCCGGGCAAGAAGAACCCGCTCGACCCGATGCTGTGGATGGCCGCCCGTGAGGGCGAGCCCAGCTGGGACGGCGCCTCCCTCGGACGCGGTCGCCCCGGCTGGCACATCGAGTGCGTGGCCATCGCCCTGGACCACCTCGGGATGGGCTTCGACGTGCAGGGCGGCGGCTCCGACCTCGCCTTCCCGCACCACGAGATGGGCGCCTCGCACGCCCAGGCCCTCACCGGCGAGTTCCCCATGGCCAAGGCGTACGTCCACGCCGGCATGGTCGCCCTCGACGGCGAGAAGATGTCCAAGTCCAAGGGCAACCTGGTCTTCGTGTCGAAGCTGCGGCGCGACGGCGTCGACCCGGCCGCCATACGGCTGGCGCTGCTCGCCCACCACTACCGGGCCGACTGGGAGTGGACCGACCAGGTCCTCCAGGACGCCGTCGACCGGCTCGGCCGCTGGCGTGCCGCCGTCTCCCGCCCCGACGGCCCGCCCGCCGAGGCGCTCGTCGAGGAGATCCGCGAGGCCCTCGCCTCCGACCTGGACGCCCCGGCCGCGCTGGCCGCCGTCGACCGGTGGGCGGCGCTCCAGGAGGAGCGGGGTGGTACGGACGAGGGCGCGCCCGGTGTTGTGTCGCGGGCGGTGGACGCACTGTTGGGCGTGGCTCTGTAG
- the corA gene encoding magnesium/cobalt transporter CorA, whose translation MIVDCAIYRDGHRTEGPEDLSDALAEARSAHGFVWIGLHEPSEQEFDHVTQEFGLHPLAVEDALKAHQRPKLEVYDDSLFVVLKPVVYEPESDAVSTGEVMLFLGDSFVVTVRHGEGSPLGDVRRRLEHEPELLGKGPTAVLYAVADAAVDHYLDVATELQTDLEELEAEVFSPDGGGSRHTASRIYTFKRQVLEFRRACGPLAVPLNRLADVGQFGGAVPFVNEKARPFFRDVNDHLTRVNESVEGLDRLVSDILSAHLAQMSVRQNDDMRKISAWAAMAAVPTMIAGIYGMNFEHMPELRWVWSYPAVIALMAGLEVLLYRLFKRRGWL comes from the coding sequence GTGATCGTCGACTGCGCCATCTACCGTGACGGGCACCGGACGGAGGGCCCCGAGGACCTGTCCGACGCCCTTGCCGAGGCCCGGTCCGCGCACGGGTTCGTCTGGATCGGCCTGCACGAACCCTCCGAGCAGGAGTTCGACCACGTCACCCAGGAGTTCGGACTGCACCCCCTGGCTGTCGAGGACGCCCTCAAGGCCCACCAGCGGCCCAAGTTGGAGGTCTACGACGACTCGCTCTTCGTGGTCCTCAAGCCCGTGGTGTACGAGCCTGAGAGCGACGCCGTCTCGACCGGCGAGGTGATGCTGTTCCTCGGCGACTCCTTCGTGGTGACCGTCCGGCACGGCGAGGGCTCCCCGCTCGGCGATGTCCGGCGACGGCTGGAGCACGAGCCGGAGCTGCTCGGCAAGGGCCCCACGGCTGTGCTGTACGCGGTCGCCGACGCCGCCGTCGACCACTACCTCGACGTGGCCACCGAGCTGCAGACCGACCTCGAGGAGCTGGAGGCGGAGGTGTTCTCGCCGGACGGCGGGGGCTCGCGGCACACCGCCTCCCGGATCTACACCTTCAAGCGGCAGGTCCTGGAGTTCCGCCGGGCCTGCGGCCCGCTGGCGGTGCCGTTGAACCGGCTCGCGGACGTGGGGCAGTTCGGCGGGGCGGTGCCCTTCGTCAACGAGAAGGCGCGGCCCTTCTTCCGTGACGTCAACGACCACCTCACGCGCGTGAACGAGTCCGTGGAGGGCCTGGACCGGCTGGTCTCGGACATCCTGTCCGCGCATCTCGCGCAGATGAGCGTCCGGCAGAACGACGACATGCGGAAGATCTCCGCGTGGGCGGCCATGGCGGCGGTCCCCACGATGATCGCGGGCATCTACGGCATGAACTTCGAACACATGCCGGAGTTGCGTTGGGTGTGGTCGTATCCGGCGGTGATCGCGTTGATGGCCGGCCTGGAGGTGCTGCTGTACCGGCTGTTCAAGCGCCGGGGGTGGTTGTAA